TGAGGGAACGACGACGGGGTGGAGCGACAAGCGCGTGGATTTTCGACTGTAACCAGAGGTTGCAACACCAACTGACAGAGCAATGTGTACAACGATACGTGAACATTGCGAAAATGTCTGAAAGGCACAATGAGGTGCATAGCGTGAATGACGCTTCACAACACCACGACTATCAAGCTAGAGCAAGATAGCTACGTAAGTGCTTCCTTGAAGATGATCGTTTCCATGTGTCCAAAAGTCTTTTCCAGCGTGGCACTGTCGTGAAGCCGTATCATGTGCGCCGATGATGAATTGTATGCTGCCAATGGAGTGCAGATCATCGCGGTGCACTCTCCTGCATAGTGGTGATAGCCTTTCTTCAGCGGGGCTGATTCGCTTCAGCCAGCATTTGGATGTTGCATATCAAACTCGAAACTTCCTATACACGAGCCCGAGGGAGAAAGCTACAAACAACGGTATCCAACTTGGCGGGCATTGATCGTTGTCTCATGTGCATCGACGTCCTCGTTAACCTGTGAGTCCCATCATGGATGTCTTGGCTGGCTGGTGAATAGCGGAAGTTTCCCTGAGGCACATATCCACAAAACCGGTCACACTAGACCTTCTTCCCTTGTGCTATGAGGTCGCTCACTTTCGGCGGGAGTACCATCTGGCTCCTGTCGTTGCGCTTGAAGAACTCGATGAGCAGATTTGCTGTCTTCTCTGGGACATCCTCCTGAACGAAGTGGCCAGCTTCTGGGATGACCACCAGCTGGAACTTGCCCTGCATCTGACCAATCATCAAATCTTTGTCGAGTCGATCAGTACCAGCCAGGATGAGTTGCTTCGCGCCTCTACCAGAGAGGAACTTCTTTGACATGCCAGTGAACCACTCTTCCCACCAAGGATTTGTGGCGTCTAGGTTCGTTCTCCATATGAGTTTGCCATTGCCGGAGGGCGAAGGTATAAGCAGACTCGGGACTGAGGCTTCTGCGCTTGGGTGATCTCGAATGGACCTGCTTCGGATGTGCCAGGTCACTGCGTCCTCGATGCTAGAGAACATGCTGGGTCGAGAGGATAGGTACGTCTTCATGTGGCCCAACGCCTCTATCGCAGAGCCTTCGACGACGTCTATCACACTGTACCCAATGAAGGAACTACCGAAGACTTTGAAGTGGTCGGTGGCCAGCGTCGTCACTATCGCGCCGCCGAGACTGTGTCCGAGTAACACTGTTGGAGGAAGGGAATCCCATCCTAGGGTAGAGGCTGTGAGTTTGATCATGGAGACAGCATCATTAGTCATTGTCGCGAGACTGTAGTCGATGACCTCTTCTTGTGTCTCCATGTTAGTCACGACAGAGCCATGAGCACGAGCTTCCAGACTCAGTATGCCCGCTGTTGGTAGCCTCGCTCGAATTTGTTGTGCAAAGATAGCAAAGGATAGCCCTGATGCACCAGCTCCATGATGACAGATGAACAGAGGGTCCTTCTTGAGATCTATCGGCAAGGTGAGATAGGCATGATAGACAGCCTTCTGCTCGCCAGTCACCTCTTCGAGATACAACTCCTGATCGAAGAAGTTGGTCCAGTGTGTCGCAGGAGCCGCTTGCTCACGTGAAGATGGCCTTATCGTGTCCACGGTGGCTGCTGATGAGGCCGACGAATCTGATGACGGATAGTCGTCAACGTCGCCGTGTTGCGGCGTTGCTATCGGCATAGGCGGCGGTCTGAGATGCTCATTTGGTGGTGCGGCTCCATTCACGCTTTGCTTGAAGAGGCCCGACATGGCGTTGTACAGGTAAGGGTAGCTCTCGATTGGAGGGTCATTTGATGGTGCGGTTATGCAAGCATTGGCTCAAGTTGTTTTGCAAGCTGCAGTGGCGGACAAGTTCACAGGCAAGTCGGCATGATGGTTCTTCCTATTCACTTGGACAAAGCAGAGGTGGTGTTCTGGTTATGGCATCCACGAAGGACTGGACCTTCTCTCAGGAAAGAGCAGGCGTGAACGTTGTCGAATCGCTTAGCGCCGGAGTGAAGTCCAGATCGTTGGCCACAAGCTTCGCCGCACCCCAGCTCGGATTCTCGCGTTCCGACACATGGTGTTGCTGGCTTGTATCAATTGCCACACACGCTCAAAATACACGATATGTAGCTCGAATTGCTCAGAATAGCATCGCGAATACAGAATTTGAGAGCCTGTGGGCACTATAGTGGGCTCCATGGTGTGTTGTTGTATGTGGTGAGGTGGTGAGAAAGCAAGAAACGCGTGAATCTCGACACGGGCGCATGAAGCTTTGGTGGGGCTCTCACCAAAATCCCATGCCGAAGCGTCAACACCAACCTCTCGGCAACACAACGTGTTTTTACGCGATATGAGTAAGCAGAACATGGAAACAGATAGCTGCGAACACATTGGGAAAAGAATCAAGTTGATATGAGCAATATTGGTGGTGTTGATGATTAAAAGTCACTGGGGTGCGGCGATTGCTGGGGTGCGGCGAAGCTTGTGGCAGATCGTTGGCCCATGCTCCATGCCGATCTCTGCACGCGGCGCAAGGATGACATCCTGCAGATCGATTCACAAACATCTACAATTCACGTCGTAGGAGCGAGAATGTTTGCGACGACGAGTCTGTCCAGGCCATCGAACGTGCGAGATGTGGGGTAGGAGATAGACTTCCAGCATGCAGCAAGATTCTGAAAGCTCGAGACCTGTTTGATACAGAGTTCAAGACTGTTCCATAGCGGGACGGCCGGTGAACGTTCCCAGCTCGTGCCACTTCCTTGGAGCGCCCGCGTCGTCATCATCATCATTGTCCAGTGGCAGGAGCGACAGAGGCGTCGATGCCGCGGCCACGACAAAGCTCTGCCACAATCCAAGCTCGCACATGATCTTCACACTCGGAGCTGGAGCTGTACCTAGTAGCTACTCCAGGCAGACCTCTCACTGCTGCTCAGTAGTATTGATCCTGCGCCCTCGCCGGTCGTGTTTCAAGAGTGACGACAGCAAGAGAAGAAGAGACGGGGAGAGCTAGCAGGACAGCTGTACCGGGTAGCAGGAAAGACGTAGGAGCAAGCATGTCCTCGCTGTGGGGCTCGAAGAAGATCGACAACGCCAACGGTGACCAGCACGACGACGAGGAGCAAGGCGAACAGCGTGACTTCGACGCAGGCAGCTCCAGACCTCGCAGCAGAACCAGCAGAACCAGCAGAAACATGAGAGAGCCGACGGAGAGAGACAGGCTGTTGCCTGCCAACCCACGTCCACCGCACTCAGATGGCTATCTAGATCCAGATGACCCGGCGGTGAGTATTGGCACGGTATGGTATTGAGCGAGCACAGCTAACGATGACAGGTCTCGCCGTACAACCTCTGGACTGTACGCTTCACCCGCTACCTGACCGTGCTCTTCCTCGTCCTCACCTTCCTGTGGTGGGTGCTGCTCCTCGTCAGCATCTTCGTTTCGCCGCCAGGTCTGCACACGCGTGGCTCGGGCTTCTTCGACTTCGCATACACGACTTTGACCTCGAGCGTTTTGCTGAACTCGCTTCTGTTCTTCTCGTCGCCGAGCTTGGCAATGCGAGTCAGCCAGGGCATCCTCTCGGTCTTCCTGTTGGTCAACTTGATCATCATCGCCTCGGTAGCGAGACTGAGGGCGGAAGAGGGAGCCCCGGGTATCGCTAGTGTGGGATGGGCTGCACTGATGGCTATCTGGGTCCTCTTCACAGACCGCATTGTCGCATGGGGCAAGCGCGAGGAAGAGGAGCGTTTAACAGGAAGACCTGAGACCAGGCGGACACTCAAGGAGTGGCTGTCTGTGCTCGCATCGACAACCATCTTGGTCATCTTCATCATCATAACAATCTTGATGACAGCAACCTTGATGATTCGCAGCATTGACGCAGGACTTGAGTTCGACGGGGACCGCATTCGTGTTGATGATGGCAAGTATGAAGTGCACTTTGCTTGCGTCGGAAACGCCACGACAGATGCCAAGGGCAAGAGATCACCGACCATCCTGCTTGAAGGTGCCGAAGATCCTGTCGAGTACGACCTGGAACACTGGGCATACGCTGCCATGCAGAACGGCACAATCGACCGCTACTGCTATTGGGACCGTCCTGGATATGCCTGGTCTGACAATGCTCCATCTCCTCACAGCGCCGGCATGTCTGCAGATAACCTTGCTGAAGCGTTGGCCATCTCTGGTGAGCAAGGACCTTGGATTTTGGTCGGAGCTGGGTACGGCAGCATTGTTACACGCATCTTCAGCGCTCGCAACTTCCGCGAGGTCGTTGGCATCATGCTCATCGACCCTCTGCACGAGGATTTGCTTCATCGCATCGGCGACCCAAGGACCGGTTTCATAACATGGGGCTGGGGTATCATCAGTCCTTTGGGGATCCGCCGCATCATCGGCGCTATCTTCCAAGGCCAAACCAGAGACGATCGTGTTTACGGAATGGCTGCTTTCACCGGCGGCAAGCTCCTCAAGGCGAAGCTCCAAGAGAACCTGGTCGCGAACTCCTTCACCAAGCAGGAGATTTCTTCCGCCAGAACCATACAAGCCACCGACACACCACTATCCATCGTATCATCTGAGATCAGCGTTCGCCGTGACAAAGAGTGGGGTGACAAGCAGAAGGATCTGACCAACATCACTGGCAAGCTCCTCAGCTGGGACGTCGTCAACAAGGCTCCCCACTACGTTTGGAGAACCTACGATGGCCGTCAGCTGATGGAGAAGAGACTCGGCGAGCTCGTCAAGGCACACCACAAGGCGCGTCAGGACCACCCAGATTCCGAGATGGGTGTGGTCGAGCAGCCGAGGGATGAGTAAAGGCAAGCAAGAGGATGGCAGTACGATGCACATAAGCACGGATGAAAATGCAACGACAGACAGCAATTGGGATAATTCTTTTCTCGGCTTAATAGCGTTCTTGGGTGCATTTGCTGGCATGGAGCTGGAGGTGCACTATCTCGGAATCGTGTTATTGTCGTCGTGTAGTAAGGGATTGATGAATGACAGGTGACACATATTTGGAGTTGACAGTACGTACATATGCAAGATACCGACCTTGATCTATTACTCTTTGTATTATGGGTATGACAAGCTCCTGGCGTGCGCAAAATCGTGTGAGAGGAATCGTTCAGTATGTTCATTGCATTCATGCATCATTGGCTAATAGGTACCATGTTCCCCGAGCTACATACACGCACTATCATTCATGCCATGGTGAAGTAGCAGACCCCAGCCGACGCCGCGCTCATGCAATCATAAAAGTTTCCCGTTCCATCCTGTGCCATTTTCAAAGTCCCAACCCCAAAACTCCCATCACCACTCACTGACTCACCCATCATCATCTCGGCTGAACAGCCGGCCAAAACATCCGTCCCTTCCTCCCAACTTGGATCTCAAAAATGCCCTCCTCACAGGCAGCCCAAAGTAGCCGCCCATCAGGACTCATCGCCAGCCCGGCCGTTCTGACCCCTACCTCCCTCCCACTGTACCCTCTCAACTGGGTCCTACTCTGCAGCCTCAACAACGCATCATACCCCTCAGGAAACGGAGCGAGTCGTCGCGCTTCCCTCTCCGCCGTAGCGCTGGCACTTGCAGCAGCGTTCCCGCCGAGTCTACTATTTCTCCACCGTTCCCTCGCTCTCGCCTGCGCAGCGGATATGCGGCGTTGGGCGTCGAGGTCGGATTGGAGAGATTCGAGGGTTGTGGGGGCTGGAAGTGGGGAGGTGGGTTGAGGAGGAGCTCGAGCAGCGCCTTCGAAGAGGGGACCGCGGGCTGCGGCCATGTATTCTTCGATTGTGCGCCATGGGTTGTCGTCTTCGGGTTCTGTGGCGTAGGCTGTTGCTGATGCTCGTGAGGATGAGCCGCCGTTAGAAGTAGGAGGACTGAGGACGCCGGATTGGCGACGTCGAGGGAGGCGGGAGGTGTCGCCTAGACGAGGGAGGCCGGAGCGTGCCGAGGAGCCCCAGACGCCTTCTTGGAGGGCGCGGAGAGGTGGGAGAGTGCTTGGTGGTTCGGCTTCGTGGGAGGATGAGGGGTCTGGGCTTATGGCGTTTGTGCGCGAGAGCTCAGGGAAGGACTCTTGCACAGAGTTCAGGATCTCACTGATGGGTCGCCCTGATTCTCCTGTGATGGTGTTCGATGCTGTCCCCGACGATCTGCTGTTGGTAGCCGTAAACATGTCGGGAGATGTGTAGTTGACTGAACGAGGCGTGTGCCCATACGAGCGTGCCTCTTCTCTCAATCTCGATGTTCGTAGCGATTCGAGAATCTGCTGTTCCCGTGCTGTCAGGCCTCCCGGATCATCGCCATCGTAATCGCCGCCCACGTTCCGCCTCGAGCTAGGCGTGCCCGACTGTGATCGTTGATTCGCCAAGTCTTGTCTGTGTTGTCGCTGCCGCCGTCGAGCTTCAATGTACTCTGTCGCAAAGTTGACAGCCGAAGTGTTGTCTGGAGAGTCTCGATATCGCTGTAGTAGATCTGCCTCCAGCTCGTCAATGTGTGGTATCCTAGTATCTTCCCCGGGAAGCTCTTCCAATATGTGCTCGTCCAAGCTTTCATCCTTTGGCTCCAAGCTGATGATCTGCCTGCTCTTGAGCCCTGTGCGAAGATCCCCAACACATATTCGACCTTGATCTTCAGCCCAGATCAGAAGCTCCCACGGCTCGGGCGAGAACATCATCGATCGAATAGCGCCAGGATGTGGTGAAGGAAGGTCTGCTCTCGAACCAGGCACGACCGCAACGATCGAGTCGTCGTCTTCGCACTCATTATC
Above is a genomic segment from Fulvia fulva chromosome 3, complete sequence containing:
- a CDS encoding Phosphatase methylesterase 1, with the translated sequence MSGLFKQSVNGAAPPNEHLRPPPMPIATPQHGDVDDYPSSDSSASSAATVDTIRPSSREQAAPATHWTNFFDQELYLEEVTGEQKAVYHAYLTLPIDLKKDPLFICHHGAGASGLSFAIFAQQIRARLPTAGILSLEARAHGSVVTNMETQEEVIDYSLATMTNDAVSMIKLTASTLGWDSLPPTVLLGHSLGGAIVTTLATDHFKVFGSSFIGYSVIDVVEGSAIEALGHMKTYLSSRPSMFSSIEDAVTWHIRSRSIRDHPSAEASVPSLLIPSPSGNGKLIWRTNLDATNPWWEEWFTGMSKKFLSGRGAKQLILAGTDRLDKDLMIGQMQGKFQLVVIPEAGHFVQEDVPEKTANLLIEFFKRNDRSQMVLPPKVSDLIAQGKKV